The Haloferax sp. Atlit-12N genome window below encodes:
- a CDS encoding NADP-dependent malic enzyme — MGLDDDSREYHRQDPPGKIEIATTKPTNTQRDLSLAYSPGVAAPCLDIAEDEDAAYEYTAKGNLVGVVSNGSAVLGLGDIGAQASKPVMEGKGVLFKRFADIDVFDVELDIADVDDFVAATKAMEPTFGGINLEDIKAPECFEIERQLREQMDIPVFHDDQHGTAIISGAALLNAADIVDKDLDDLDIVFSGAGASALATARFYVSLGAKKENITMCDSSGIITESRVEEGDVNKYKAEFARPVDEGSLSDAMEGADVLAGLSVGGIVSQEMVRSMADNPVIFAMANPDPEITYEDAKEAREDTVIMATGRSDYPNQVNNVLGFPFIFRGALDVRATEINEAMKRAAAEALAELARQDVPDAVVKAYGDHPLQFGADYVIPKPLDPRVLFEVAPAVAQAAMTSGAARERLDMNAYRERLEARLGKSREMMRVVLNKAKSNPKRVALAEGSNEKMIRAAYQMQEEGIAEPILVGKTTTILRKAEELGLDFDPTIANPRDGEWDHYVERLYELRQRKGITKSEAEELVRRDSNYFASVMVEVGDADAMLTGLTHHYPSALRPPLQIIGTAEDANYAAGVYMMTFKNRVVFCADTTVNLDPDEEILAEITKHTAELARQFNIEPRAALLSYSNFGSVTNEGTRKPRDAAALLQDDPDVDFPVDGEMQADTALVEDILEGTYDFAELDDPANLLVFPNLEAGNIGYKLLQRLGGAEAIGPMLVGMDKPVHVLQRGDEVKDIVNLAATAVVDAQEE, encoded by the coding sequence ATGGGACTGGACGACGACTCACGGGAATATCACAGACAAGACCCACCCGGAAAAATCGAGATTGCGACGACGAAGCCGACGAACACCCAACGCGACCTGAGCCTGGCGTACTCGCCGGGCGTGGCCGCGCCGTGTCTCGACATCGCGGAGGACGAAGACGCCGCCTACGAGTACACGGCGAAGGGCAACCTCGTCGGCGTCGTCTCGAACGGCTCCGCCGTCCTCGGGCTGGGGGACATTGGAGCACAGGCGTCGAAGCCGGTGATGGAAGGCAAGGGCGTGCTGTTCAAGCGCTTCGCCGACATCGACGTGTTCGACGTCGAACTCGACATCGCCGACGTGGATGACTTCGTGGCGGCGACGAAGGCGATGGAGCCGACGTTCGGCGGCATCAACTTGGAGGACATCAAGGCCCCGGAGTGTTTCGAAATCGAACGACAGCTCCGGGAACAGATGGATATCCCCGTGTTCCACGACGACCAGCACGGCACGGCCATCATCTCCGGTGCGGCCCTGCTGAACGCCGCCGACATCGTGGACAAAGACCTCGACGACCTCGACATCGTCTTCTCCGGTGCGGGCGCGTCCGCGCTCGCGACGGCGCGGTTCTACGTCTCTCTCGGCGCGAAAAAGGAGAACATCACGATGTGCGACTCCTCGGGCATCATCACCGAGTCGCGCGTCGAGGAAGGCGACGTCAACAAGTACAAAGCCGAGTTCGCCAGGCCGGTCGACGAGGGCTCGCTCTCTGACGCCATGGAGGGTGCGGACGTTCTCGCGGGGCTCTCGGTCGGCGGCATCGTCAGCCAGGAGATGGTGCGGTCGATGGCCGACAATCCGGTTATCTTCGCCATGGCGAACCCGGACCCCGAAATCACCTACGAGGACGCGAAAGAGGCCCGCGAGGACACCGTCATCATGGCGACCGGGCGCTCCGACTACCCGAATCAGGTGAACAACGTCCTCGGGTTCCCCTTCATCTTCCGCGGCGCGCTTGACGTGCGCGCGACCGAAATTAACGAGGCGATGAAGCGCGCGGCCGCCGAGGCGCTCGCCGAACTCGCCCGGCAGGACGTGCCCGACGCGGTCGTCAAGGCCTACGGCGACCATCCGCTGCAGTTCGGTGCCGACTACGTCATTCCCAAGCCGCTGGACCCCCGCGTGCTGTTCGAAGTCGCCCCCGCGGTCGCGCAGGCGGCGATGACCTCCGGCGCGGCTCGCGAGCGCCTCGACATGAACGCGTACCGCGAGCGCCTCGAAGCGCGCCTCGGGAAGTCCCGCGAGATGATGCGCGTCGTCCTCAACAAGGCGAAGTCGAACCCCAAGCGGGTCGCCCTCGCCGAGGGCTCCAACGAGAAGATGATTCGCGCCGCCTACCAGATGCAGGAGGAGGGCATCGCCGAACCCATCCTCGTCGGGAAGACGACGACGATTCTGCGCAAGGCGGAGGAGCTGGGTCTCGACTTCGACCCGACCATCGCCAACCCCCGCGACGGCGAGTGGGACCACTACGTCGAGCGCCTCTACGAGCTTCGACAGCGCAAGGGAATCACGAAGTCCGAGGCGGAAGAACTCGTCCGCCGCGACTCGAACTACTTCGCCAGCGTGATGGTCGAAGTCGGTGACGCGGACGCGATGCTGACGGGGCTGACCCACCACTACCCCTCGGCGCTCCGCCCGCCGCTGCAGATTATCGGCACCGCCGAGGACGCAAACTACGCGGCCGGCGTCTACATGATGACGTTCAAGAACCGCGTGGTCTTCTGCGCCGACACGACGGTCAACCTCGACCCCGACGAGGAGATTCTCGCGGAGATTACGAAGCACACCGCCGAACTCGCCCGCCAGTTCAACATCGAGCCCCGCGCGGCGCTGCTTTCGTACTCCAACTTCGGGAGCGTCACGAACGAGGGGACGCGCAAGCCCCGCGACGCCGCGGCACTCCTGCAGGACGACCCCGACGTGGACTTCCCGGTCGACGGCGAGATGCAGGCCGACACCGCCCTCGTCGAGGACATCCTCGAAGGCACCTACGACTTCGCGGAACTCGACGACCCCGCGAACCTGCTCGTGTTCCCGAACCTCGAAGCCGGGAACATCGGTTACAAACTCCTCCAGCGCCTCGGCGGCGCTGAGGCCATCGGCCCGATGCTCGTCGGCATGGACAAGCCGGTCCACGTCCTCCAGCGCGGCGACGAGGTCAAAGACATCGTCAATCTGGCGGCGACGGCGGTCGTAGACGCGCAGGAAGAGTAA
- a CDS encoding ABC transporter permease yields MSLSRFLIKRSLQGLLVIWGVITVVFGLRFISPGDPANVLLPPDVDPEVRAQVIAELGLNEPLYVQYWQFISGIPVGDLGLSLVTRTPVAARVVAKLPATLELAIAATIVAVVIAIPLGVLSATRRHQPADYGATVFSLVGISTPNFWLGVMLILVLAVQLNLFPTSQRPIGLDGIAMLLAGGDVGAAVDGFVTWLWHITLPAITLGTYFTALITRLTRSGMLDQLGRTYVRASRAKGLPETLVRYKHALRNTLIPVITVIGLQLGTLIGGAVITEAVFAWPGLGTLIINSINARDWPVLQGSLIIVAVGFVLVNILVDALYAYVNPQVAYD; encoded by the coding sequence ATGTCGCTGTCGAGGTTCCTCATCAAGCGCTCGCTCCAGGGGCTGCTCGTCATCTGGGGGGTCATCACGGTCGTCTTCGGCCTCCGGTTCATCTCACCGGGGGACCCGGCGAACGTGCTGTTACCGCCCGACGTCGACCCCGAGGTCAGAGCGCAGGTCATCGCCGAACTCGGGCTGAACGAGCCCCTGTACGTGCAGTACTGGCAGTTCATCTCGGGCATCCCGGTCGGCGACCTCGGCCTGTCGCTCGTGACCCGGACGCCGGTCGCGGCGCGCGTCGTCGCGAAACTCCCGGCGACGCTGGAACTCGCCATCGCGGCGACCATCGTCGCCGTCGTCATCGCGATTCCGCTCGGCGTCCTGTCGGCCACGCGACGTCACCAGCCCGCGGATTACGGTGCGACCGTGTTCTCGCTGGTCGGCATCAGCACGCCGAACTTCTGGCTGGGCGTGATGCTCATCCTCGTGCTCGCGGTCCAGTTGAACCTGTTCCCCACGAGCCAGCGTCCCATCGGCCTCGACGGCATTGCGATGCTTCTCGCCGGCGGCGACGTGGGCGCGGCAGTAGACGGCTTCGTGACGTGGCTGTGGCACATCACGCTCCCAGCAATCACGCTCGGGACGTACTTCACCGCGCTCATCACGCGGCTCACCCGCAGCGGGATGCTCGACCAACTCGGACGGACCTACGTCCGCGCGTCGCGGGCGAAGGGACTCCCGGAGACGCTGGTCCGTTACAAGCACGCGCTTCGGAACACGCTCATCCCGGTCATCACCGTTATCGGCCTCCAGCTCGGCACCCTCATCGGCGGGGCCGTCATCACGGAGGCCGTCTTCGCGTGGCCCGGGCTCGGGACGCTCATCATCAACAGCATCAACGCCCGCGACTGGCCGGTCTTACAGGGCTCGCTCATCATCGTCGCGGTCGGGTTCGTCCTCGTGAACATCCTCGTTGACGCCCTGTACGCCTACGTCAACCCGCAGGTGGCCTACGATTAA
- a CDS encoding ABC transporter substrate-binding protein produces the protein MAGGAAASAALAGCSGGGGEETETTETTTTGGEETETTETTTEDSGSFDVTITQGQMPSGLDPHDHRETTTDIVVLHAYEGVLTRDAAGSVQTALATNYERIDGENAVRFELREGVTFHNGDELTPEDVAYSINRVVDEEVGFASPQSDQLAGVAGAEVIEGENAVKVNNSSLNPIVFSEFATYLDVMQQSWVEDNDKAYIGQNMNGTGPFQLDSYTEDEEVVLTAYEDYWQDTAAVGTLTFRAASEASTRVNQLLQGETDLIVNVPPQEVQRVTNSDNARVAAAPSTRIIYNAMRYDVEPFDSMEFRQAMNYAIDLESIVQNVLGGFGAQTSQPTLPEFVGHNADLDPYPHDPDQAEQLVEDSGYAGAEIELHTPVGRYLKDLEIAQAVAGYIDELPNVTATVRQRDFGSLVDELLAGSIEARPPWFLIGWGEATFDGGLVMEALLASEGTLTTWQNEEFDALLEQAGNQSGEEREATLQEANAMAHEQCPWIFLNQQYSVYGVNDAIAWEARSDERIDAYAMSQK, from the coding sequence TTGGCAGGCGGCGCGGCGGCGTCGGCGGCGCTCGCGGGTTGTTCCGGTGGCGGCGGTGAGGAGACTGAGACCACCGAAACGACGACGACCGGCGGCGAGGAGACTGAGACCACCGAAACGACGACGGAGGACAGCGGTTCGTTCGACGTGACCATCACGCAGGGCCAGATGCCCTCCGGTCTCGACCCCCACGACCACCGCGAGACGACGACCGACATCGTCGTCCTCCACGCGTACGAGGGCGTTCTGACCCGCGACGCGGCGGGGTCGGTTCAGACCGCGCTCGCGACGAACTACGAGCGTATCGACGGAGAGAACGCGGTGCGTTTCGAACTCCGAGAGGGCGTCACGTTCCACAACGGCGACGAACTCACCCCCGAAGACGTCGCGTACAGCATCAACCGCGTCGTCGACGAGGAAGTCGGCTTCGCCAGCCCGCAGAGCGACCAACTCGCCGGCGTCGCCGGCGCGGAGGTCATCGAAGGCGAGAACGCCGTCAAGGTCAACAACTCCTCGCTCAACCCCATCGTGTTCTCCGAGTTCGCGACCTACCTCGACGTGATGCAGCAGTCGTGGGTCGAGGACAACGACAAGGCGTACATCGGACAGAACATGAACGGCACCGGGCCGTTCCAGCTCGACTCGTACACCGAAGACGAGGAGGTCGTCCTCACGGCGTACGAGGACTACTGGCAGGACACCGCGGCGGTCGGCACCCTCACCTTCCGCGCGGCGTCCGAGGCCAGCACGCGCGTCAACCAACTCCTGCAGGGCGAGACCGACCTCATCGTCAACGTCCCGCCGCAGGAAGTCCAGCGCGTCACCAACTCCGACAACGCTCGCGTCGCTGCGGCCCCGTCGACCCGCATCATCTACAACGCGATGCGCTACGACGTCGAGCCGTTCGACTCGATGGAGTTCCGGCAGGCGATGAACTACGCCATCGACCTCGAAAGCATCGTCCAGAACGTCCTCGGCGGCTTCGGCGCGCAGACGAGCCAGCCGACGCTCCCCGAGTTCGTCGGCCACAACGCCGACCTCGACCCGTACCCGCACGACCCCGACCAAGCGGAACAACTGGTCGAAGACTCCGGCTACGCCGGCGCGGAAATCGAGCTTCACACGCCGGTCGGGCGCTACCTGAAGGACCTCGAAATCGCGCAGGCGGTCGCGGGCTACATCGACGAGCTACCGAACGTCACGGCGACGGTCCGCCAGCGCGACTTCGGGTCGCTCGTCGACGAACTGCTCGCGGGCAGCATCGAGGCCCGCCCGCCGTGGTTCCTCATCGGCTGGGGCGAGGCGACGTTCGACGGCGGCCTCGTCATGGAGGCGCTTCTCGCCTCCGAGGGGACGCTCACGACGTGGCAAAACGAGGAGTTCGACGCGCTGCTCGAACAGGCCGGCAACCAGTCCGGCGAGGAGCGCGAAGCGACGCTCCAGGAGGCGAACGCGATGGCCCACGAGCAGTGCCCGTGGATCTTCCTGAACCAGCAGTACAGCGTCTACGGCGTCAATGACGCCATCGCCTGGGAGGCCCGCTCCGACGAGCGCATCGACGCGTACGCGATGAGCCAGAAGTAG